The Pseudodesulfovibrio sp. zrk46 genome contains a region encoding:
- a CDS encoding DEAD/DEAH box helicase: MSSGEEQIVKSILQDFIKDSIPEYILEMAEAVVVNDGVMKLDLKKRDQYWDIDGTVQGDDFQNYTSEVGLNLAEQSINYYCNCPDSFSGVCRHVAATAVKLLKSLDSESGEEAPMPRTDWKQTFRPFFATELEPEAGRHYLIYRIYPELGRLQVAFFRARQNKSGISQVQNEVTLAQIVENPDWCDTSPALPGVAEQIGHYLDYWGHKVEIPAGLHSWFFRAVKSEYYLYLRESDQPVTIESKTMQLKLAPTLSEDGLNFDILLSREDKMPFSITDEEEIYFYGRLPLWVYYKNSFYPVQTGLDPKLVQGMVEQKPIVPHADVSEFLDRVWTKIPVSDLYGQEDFLERVGPIFQQADYNPKLYLDEEGSLLVLKVQNIYDNEHGEFIMPGPNPDLQTGSYHEGGKSYLIRRAQDEEAQLMAELQDMNFQPRNNHIWFMEQEEAINFLLDFYPQLVEAYRVYGEQNLTRYKVRTTQPQVVAEVETDEEEKWFNLELAVEYDDQRVPIELIWEAWTKGKRYVQLKDGSYTSLPEAWLKKLGNKLKALGFDPEKAPKQQFNQYEAPVLEKILEDLPQAQTDEFFVRLKEKINNFESIKMVEQPKELQATLRPYQVQGLSYFNFLREYGFGGILADEMGLGKTIQTLSYIQSLVDKGIDGPNLIIVPTSVLPNWEREAEKFVPGLKRLTIYGAKRDDLFQHINNSHLVITTYALLRRDLDELLKYDYASVILDEAQNIKNPNTITARSVRKLEAGLRVCLSGTPIENNLFELWSLFEFLMPGFLGSQHSFQRGIVKPIKDGDEETLDYLRTRVKPFILRRTKSEVAKDLPPKIETTHYCDLVEEQRELYNALAMKLKNQVLKDVDEKGMAKSQMSILDALLKLRQICCHPRLLKLDMPGVSTNLPSGKFDAFKDLVVDIIEGGHKVLVFSQFVRMLHVIRNWLQIREIPFAYLDGSSKDRFEQVDRFNESEDIPIFLISLKAGGTGLNLTSADYVIHYDPWWNPAVENQATDRTHRIGQKRQVFAYKMICQNTVEERILKLQEQKKDVAEAIIPGQSALKSLTRDDLEMLFEI, encoded by the coding sequence ATGAGTAGCGGTGAAGAACAAATAGTCAAATCCATTTTGCAGGATTTTATTAAGGACTCCATCCCGGAATATATTCTGGAGATGGCTGAAGCGGTCGTAGTGAATGACGGTGTCATGAAACTGGACCTTAAAAAGCGAGACCAGTATTGGGATATCGATGGAACAGTTCAAGGAGACGACTTTCAGAATTACACATCTGAAGTCGGACTTAATCTCGCCGAGCAGTCCATTAACTATTACTGCAACTGCCCGGACTCCTTCTCTGGAGTTTGTCGGCATGTAGCAGCCACGGCGGTCAAACTTCTTAAATCACTGGATTCTGAATCCGGTGAAGAAGCCCCAATGCCTAGAACAGATTGGAAGCAGACCTTCCGTCCCTTCTTTGCAACGGAGCTAGAACCAGAAGCGGGCCGTCACTATCTAATATATCGTATATACCCGGAACTTGGACGTCTCCAAGTAGCCTTTTTCCGAGCCCGCCAAAACAAGTCTGGTATCTCTCAGGTTCAAAACGAAGTCACTTTGGCGCAAATAGTCGAAAACCCTGATTGGTGCGACACCTCTCCGGCCTTACCAGGTGTAGCAGAACAGATTGGACACTATCTCGACTATTGGGGGCACAAAGTTGAAATCCCAGCCGGCTTGCATTCCTGGTTTTTCCGAGCGGTCAAAAGCGAATACTATCTGTATCTTCGTGAATCAGACCAGCCCGTAACCATAGAATCCAAAACTATGCAGCTCAAACTCGCTCCAACCTTGAGCGAAGACGGACTCAACTTTGACATTTTACTTTCGCGTGAAGACAAGATGCCTTTCTCCATCACTGATGAGGAAGAAATCTATTTTTACGGAAGATTGCCGCTTTGGGTTTACTACAAGAATTCATTCTACCCAGTGCAAACAGGGCTGGACCCCAAACTCGTCCAAGGTATGGTTGAACAAAAGCCCATTGTTCCTCATGCTGACGTTTCAGAATTCCTTGATCGTGTTTGGACAAAAATTCCTGTTTCAGACCTTTATGGTCAAGAAGATTTCCTTGAACGCGTAGGTCCTATCTTCCAGCAAGCGGATTACAATCCGAAACTTTATCTTGATGAAGAAGGCTCTTTGCTCGTGCTCAAAGTACAAAACATATACGACAACGAGCACGGCGAGTTCATCATGCCCGGCCCGAACCCAGACCTCCAGACTGGCAGTTATCACGAGGGCGGCAAGTCTTATCTTATCCGTAGAGCTCAGGATGAAGAAGCGCAACTCATGGCCGAGTTGCAGGACATGAATTTCCAGCCGAGAAATAACCACATCTGGTTCATGGAACAAGAGGAAGCGATAAACTTCCTCTTGGACTTCTACCCTCAGTTAGTTGAGGCATACCGAGTTTATGGTGAACAAAATCTCACCCGATATAAAGTCCGCACAACCCAACCTCAAGTGGTTGCCGAAGTGGAGACCGACGAGGAAGAAAAATGGTTCAACCTTGAACTGGCAGTTGAATACGACGACCAACGAGTTCCGATCGAACTTATTTGGGAAGCTTGGACCAAAGGCAAGCGCTACGTACAGCTCAAAGATGGCTCTTATACTAGCCTCCCGGAAGCTTGGCTTAAGAAGCTTGGTAACAAATTAAAAGCACTTGGATTTGATCCTGAAAAGGCTCCTAAACAGCAGTTCAACCAGTATGAAGCACCTGTGCTTGAAAAAATTCTGGAAGATCTGCCTCAGGCCCAAACGGATGAATTCTTTGTTAGGCTCAAGGAAAAGATCAACAACTTCGAATCAATCAAGATGGTCGAACAACCCAAGGAGCTCCAGGCAACACTGCGTCCCTACCAGGTGCAGGGCTTAAGCTACTTCAACTTCCTTCGTGAATACGGATTTGGGGGTATCTTAGCGGACGAAATGGGTCTCGGTAAAACCATCCAGACCCTTTCCTACATCCAGTCACTAGTGGACAAGGGAATTGATGGGCCAAACCTGATTATCGTTCCGACTTCGGTTCTTCCCAACTGGGAACGAGAGGCAGAGAAGTTTGTTCCCGGCCTCAAACGACTGACCATTTACGGCGCAAAACGTGACGACCTGTTCCAACACATCAACAACTCGCATCTTGTAATTACTACGTACGCCCTTTTGCGTCGCGATTTGGATGAGTTGCTCAAGTACGACTATGCCAGTGTCATCCTTGACGAAGCCCAAAATATCAAAAACCCTAATACGATTACGGCCCGCTCTGTGCGAAAGCTTGAAGCAGGACTTCGTGTGTGTCTGTCTGGTACCCCCATTGAGAATAACCTGTTCGAATTGTGGTCTTTATTTGAATTCCTTATGCCTGGCTTCCTTGGTTCACAGCACTCATTCCAGCGCGGTATCGTAAAGCCCATTAAGGATGGTGACGAAGAGACCCTGGATTATCTGCGCACAAGAGTTAAACCGTTCATCCTGCGTCGAACTAAGTCTGAAGTGGCAAAAGATCTGCCGCCTAAAATTGAGACAACTCATTACTGCGATTTGGTCGAAGAGCAGCGAGAACTCTACAACGCATTGGCTATGAAACTAAAGAATCAGGTGCTCAAAGACGTTGACGAGAAAGGCATGGCCAAAAGCCAAATGTCCATTCTGGATGCTCTTCTCAAATTACGCCAAATCTGTTGCCATCCGCGTTTGCTCAAGCTCGATATGCCTGGTGTTTCCACAAACCTACCTTCTGGCAAATTCGACGCCTTCAAAGATTTGGTTGTGGACATCATTGAAGGGGGTCACAAGGTTCTTGTATTCTCTCAGTTTGTACGCATGCTCCACGTCATCCGTAACTGGTTGCAGATTCGGGAAATCCCGTTCGCTTACCTTGACGGCTCCTCCAAGGATCGTTTCGAACAAGTTGACCGGTTTAATGAAAGTGAAGACATTCCAATCTTCCTCATCTCGCTTAAAGCAGGTGGTACAGGGTTGAACCTAACAAGCGCAGACTACGTAATCCACTACGATCCGTGGTGGAACCCCGCAGTTGAGAACCAAGCAACTGACCGTACTCACCGAATCGGCCAGAAACGTCAGGTATTCGCATACAAGATGATTTGTCAGAATACTGTTGAAGAACGAATACTGAAGCTGCAAGAGCAAAAGAAGGACGTTGCAGAAGCCATTATACCTGGTCAATCCGCTCTCAAGAGCCTTACGCGAGACGACTTGGAAATGCTGTTCGAGATTTAG